Proteins co-encoded in one Halorussus lipolyticus genomic window:
- a CDS encoding WYL domain-containing protein: protein MTQPLDEIDSLILEAMDRRKTLELEYNGEDERRYHEREFEPWCYGVHVSTGHRVLRTYQVAGHSESGMPDELPFWRLARLDRMRNVSISENDIRDSSPPHYNPEDKHMRNIFDALPE, encoded by the coding sequence ATGACACAACCGTTGGATGAAATTGATTCGCTAATTCTTGAGGCAATGGACCGGAGAAAGACTCTTGAACTGGAATATAATGGAGAAGATGAGCGAAGATACCACGAACGGGAATTCGAACCTTGGTGTTACGGAGTTCACGTCTCAACGGGTCATCGAGTACTTCGGACGTACCAAGTTGCAGGACATAGTGAATCTGGTATGCCAGATGAACTACCTTTCTGGCGACTCGCTCGGCTTGACCGGATGCGAAATGTGTCCATCTCTGAGAATGATATTCGTGACAGTTCTCCCCCGCACTACAACCCAGAAGATAAACACATGCGGAATATTTTCGACGCACTACCAGAGTAG
- a CDS encoding DNA adenine methylase: MTTLRTPFPYVGGKSQLADWIRAHFPDHRRYVEVFGGAASVLFHKTPAPEEVYNDLNTDCTHFFETVRDQPDALADWLADVDYTEERFDRWADAYYAGERADAAVERAGRFYFLRYAQYNAAIAHRSGFRAGEKRARRWQTARSRDRLRTLADRFAAVEIRALDWRDVLAEYDDPDAVFYLDPPYLGREHYYRATEFAHDDLADALADLDADWLVSYDDLPAALADREDLFVVSTDHYHHMGAYSKDDCGATERLVCNFDPDALDRDRGQTDLAAFGD, from the coding sequence ATGACCACCCTCCGAACTCCGTTCCCCTACGTCGGCGGCAAGTCCCAACTCGCCGACTGGATTCGCGCGCACTTTCCCGACCACCGACGCTACGTCGAGGTGTTCGGCGGCGCGGCGTCGGTCCTGTTCCACAAGACGCCCGCGCCCGAGGAGGTCTACAACGACCTGAACACCGACTGCACGCACTTCTTCGAGACCGTCCGCGACCAGCCGGACGCGCTCGCCGACTGGCTGGCCGACGTGGACTACACCGAGGAGCGGTTCGACCGCTGGGCCGACGCCTACTACGCTGGCGAGCGGGCCGACGCCGCGGTCGAGCGCGCCGGGCGCTTCTACTTCCTCCGGTACGCCCAGTACAACGCCGCGATAGCCCACCGGTCGGGCTTTCGCGCTGGCGAGAAGCGAGCGCGCCGCTGGCAGACCGCGCGGTCGCGCGACCGACTCCGGACGCTGGCCGACCGCTTCGCCGCGGTCGAGATTCGCGCGCTCGACTGGCGGGACGTGCTGGCCGAGTACGACGACCCGGACGCCGTGTTCTACCTCGACCCGCCCTACCTCGGGCGCGAACACTACTACCGCGCGACCGAGTTCGCCCACGACGACCTCGCCGACGCGCTGGCCGACCTCGACGCCGACTGGTTGGTGTCCTACGACGATCTCCCCGCGGCGCTCGCGGACCGCGAGGACCTGTTCGTCGTCTCGACCGACCACTACCACCACATGGGCGCGTACTCGAAAGACGACTGTGGCGCGACCGAGCGATTGGTCTGTAACTTCGACCCCGACGCCCTCGACCGCGACCGCGGCCAAACCGACCTCGCGGCCTTCGGCGACTAA
- a CDS encoding DUF6338 family protein, giving the protein MAPAPLSLGSLILLPLVLPGFAFVKAFIHGNKAVDDLPRVDKLGYALSAGVLSAMILLILFRHLGGNEPIRLGDTQNITSLGLLTGILIQTGLSCIMGYSAGKVKNKFHGDTEWTFSDKQQPWEYTKSELRQEYVTIVTSTGDNIEGIVARYNSLDEQGDIVISPLAKDSRKERAIEKENNAAYLSHKDVSQIHFHDQEKEGEYASLPKGDIEPDEVPEFQDLDDSGEQGDEDHSEEAPETEEAKEEN; this is encoded by the coding sequence GTGGCACCTGCACCGCTAAGTCTGGGCTCACTGATTCTTCTCCCACTCGTCTTACCCGGATTTGCTTTCGTGAAAGCATTTATACACGGTAATAAGGCAGTTGACGATTTGCCACGGGTGGATAAACTTGGATATGCTCTAAGTGCAGGGGTTTTGTCAGCGATGATATTGCTGATTCTTTTTAGACACCTAGGCGGTAACGAGCCGATTAGGCTCGGTGATACTCAAAATATCACATCCTTAGGATTGCTCACTGGAATTTTAATACAAACAGGATTGAGTTGTATCATGGGGTATTCCGCGGGGAAGGTTAAAAACAAATTCCACGGTGATACCGAGTGGACGTTTAGCGACAAACAACAACCGTGGGAATATACGAAATCAGAACTACGCCAAGAATACGTCACGATAGTCACCTCAACAGGAGACAATATTGAGGGTATAGTTGCCCGATACAATTCACTTGATGAGCAAGGTGACATCGTCATCTCCCCGTTGGCAAAAGACTCTCGAAAAGAGCGAGCTATTGAGAAAGAGAACAACGCGGCTTATCTCTCCCACAAGGACGTATCCCAAATTCACTTCCATGATCAGGAGAAAGAGGGAGAATACGCATCATTACCAAAAGGTGACATAGAGCCAGATGAAGTTCCGGAGTTTCAGGACTTAGATGATTCAGGGGAACAGGGTGATGAGGATCACTCTGAAGAAGCACCAGAGACGGAAGAAGCTAAGGAAGAGAACTAA
- a CDS encoding DUF4364 family protein, with translation MTGSDDKILELLEESGVALNKKGLEVNFELEDEGISYSTIKRRLPMLEESGLVEQVREKGSYYRITQKGQQYLAGDLDASELER, from the coding sequence ATGACGGGAAGCGACGACAAAATCCTTGAACTGCTGGAGGAAAGTGGCGTCGCTCTCAATAAGAAGGGTTTAGAGGTTAACTTTGAGTTAGAGGACGAAGGAATTTCGTATTCGACCATCAAGCGTCGTCTGCCGATGCTGGAGGAATCTGGACTAGTTGAGCAAGTTCGTGAGAAAGGTTCCTACTATCGAATTACACAGAAAGGACAGCAGTATCTCGCTGGCGACCTCGACGCGAGCGAGTTAGAAAGGTAG
- a CDS encoding helix-turn-helix transcriptional regulator, whose protein sequence is MNAGVRFADLHAFERDLLYAVRALERDGDAPKGLAVKDLLETEYDEEINHSRLYQNLDGLTDRGLLQKGKKDDRTNEYATTDEGRDLLEARTERRAQQVGLSTDGGDA, encoded by the coding sequence ATGAACGCCGGAGTTCGCTTCGCGGACCTCCACGCGTTCGAGCGCGACCTGCTGTACGCGGTGCGCGCGCTGGAGCGCGACGGCGACGCGCCGAAGGGCCTCGCCGTGAAGGACCTCCTCGAAACCGAGTATGACGAGGAGATCAACCACTCGCGGCTCTACCAGAACCTCGACGGTCTCACCGACCGCGGTCTCCTCCAGAAGGGCAAGAAGGACGACCGGACGAACGAGTACGCCACGACCGACGAAGGGCGCGACCTTCTGGAAGCGCGCACCGAGCGCCGCGCACAGCAGGTCGGACTCTCGACCGACGGAGGTGACGCCTGA
- a CDS encoding J domain-containing protein, with protein sequence MSALNWPTGFDRTDPTNRERNNRYEASLRDSIDDLDAELELLGVDDWRLSTDASHQKRNPNYPYADANPEDPSAVVRWTMDGEQYAVACDAYSRLRDNVRTLYLYVREKRKMEQRPVETGESEFANARLPPGEESADPVSVAASEPPHELLGVPRDADPEDVREAFRREVQRAHPDHGGSQAEFRRLKDAREAMLDE encoded by the coding sequence ATGAGCGCGCTCAACTGGCCGACCGGCTTCGACCGAACCGACCCGACGAACCGCGAGCGGAACAACCGCTACGAGGCGTCGCTCCGGGACTCCATCGACGACCTCGACGCCGAACTCGAACTCCTCGGCGTTGACGACTGGCGACTCTCGACGGACGCCAGCCACCAGAAGCGCAACCCGAACTACCCCTACGCCGACGCGAACCCCGAGGACCCGAGCGCGGTCGTCCGGTGGACGATGGACGGCGAGCAGTACGCGGTCGCCTGCGACGCCTACTCGCGTCTGCGCGACAACGTTCGGACGCTCTACCTCTACGTCCGCGAGAAGCGCAAGATGGAACAGCGCCCGGTCGAGACCGGCGAGTCCGAGTTCGCCAACGCGCGACTCCCGCCGGGCGAGGAGTCCGCCGACCCCGTCTCGGTCGCCGCCAGCGAACCGCCCCACGAACTCCTCGGCGTCCCGCGCGACGCCGACCCGGAGGATGTCCGCGAGGCGTTCCGCCGAGAAGTCCAGCGCGCTCACCCCGACCACGGCGGGAGCCAAGCCGAGTTCCGTCGCCTGAAGGACGCACGGGAGGCGATGCTCGATGAGTGA